One window of Gammaproteobacteria bacterium genomic DNA carries:
- a CDS encoding tetratricopeptide repeat protein encodes MARRSKRAQRAKTASPIQSPTHGDNPRQPKRNALWIYIAAAVLVAAAIALYYIPRPDTTIPVPLTALPAEPVTPKAQVAPVFISETGCATCHQQQYDEWRNSQHALAMQDAKEGNVLGDFNDASYRMRGVTTRLFRRDGAYLVNTEGEDGKPRDFRVRYAFGVTPLQQYLVEFTGGRLQALPVAWDTVNRRWFHLYPDEKIDHQDELHWTQPAHNWNFMCAECHSTGVKKNYDYTHDRYETSYFQVNIGCQGCHGPASTHVAWASGGSGSTGNRSANPAETGFQVDLKASDSRIQIEACARCHSRRSVIAPDYQYGKRLMDTHLPALLEDSLYYADGQIEDEVYVYGSFLQSKMAAKGLRCSDCHNPHTATLQAEGNALCVKCHNDSTPKTRPGIEAGGLKKKNYDGREHHFHAPGTPGSRCIDCHAPKTTYMVIDPRADHSFRIPRPDLTEKIGTPNACNGCHPDRTPSWAVEVIRNTHPEYRPEPHYGEALAAGRDGKLGAVKLLADVAGNPGYPAIVRASALELLGRYPGEISQRLISAGLRDPDPLVRRAAAGGLQSTAPEPRAQLLSPLLTDPVLAVRLEAARLLAAAPAELLDAASRRKLDAAIEELESSYRVNLDRPEGRINFGNLYFERGEFDKAEAYYRSALDVGHASVAAIVNFADFYRATGRESEAEKILRGGLASYPNNPAICRSLALSLVRQQRKSEALALLGQSLKATGDTELSYLYALALDDSGQTRKAIEILEEAFPRAHGNRSVLLLLAALHAKSEHSSRAAAFLKILAEINPADPALQ; translated from the coding sequence ATGGCTAGGCGATCGAAACGCGCGCAGCGCGCAAAAACCGCTTCACCGATCCAATCCCCCACGCACGGGGACAACCCCCGCCAGCCCAAGCGGAACGCCTTATGGATATACATCGCGGCCGCGGTGCTCGTGGCGGCCGCGATCGCGCTGTACTACATCCCGCGTCCGGATACCACCATTCCCGTGCCGCTTACCGCACTCCCTGCAGAGCCGGTAACCCCGAAGGCACAGGTAGCACCGGTATTCATCAGCGAGACAGGCTGCGCGACCTGCCATCAACAGCAATACGATGAATGGCGCAACTCGCAACATGCGCTCGCCATGCAGGACGCCAAGGAAGGAAATGTCCTCGGTGATTTCAATGATGCCAGCTATCGCATGCGCGGCGTGACGACGCGGCTCTTCCGCCGTGACGGAGCCTACCTGGTCAACACCGAGGGAGAGGACGGGAAACCCCGGGATTTCCGCGTTCGATACGCGTTCGGAGTTACACCGCTGCAGCAATATCTGGTCGAGTTCACCGGCGGACGCCTGCAGGCACTGCCGGTCGCGTGGGATACGGTCAACCGCCGCTGGTTTCATCTATACCCGGACGAAAAAATAGACCATCAGGACGAACTGCACTGGACCCAGCCCGCACATAACTGGAACTTCATGTGCGCCGAATGCCATTCCACCGGCGTGAAGAAAAACTATGACTATACGCATGATCGCTACGAAACAAGTTATTTTCAGGTCAATATCGGTTGCCAAGGCTGTCATGGCCCGGCCTCGACCCATGTCGCCTGGGCGAGCGGCGGTTCCGGCTCAACGGGCAACAGGTCCGCGAATCCGGCGGAGACAGGATTCCAGGTGGATCTCAAGGCGAGCGATAGCCGGATTCAAATCGAGGCCTGCGCGCGCTGTCATTCACGCCGCAGTGTGATCGCCCCGGACTATCAGTACGGCAAGCGACTGATGGACACGCATCTGCCAGCGCTGCTCGAAGACTCCCTTTACTACGCGGACGGCCAGATCGAAGACGAGGTCTACGTCTATGGATCGTTTCTTCAGTCGAAAATGGCGGCGAAGGGACTACGCTGCAGTGATTGCCACAACCCGCATACAGCCACGCTGCAAGCCGAAGGCAACGCCTTGTGCGTGAAATGTCACAACGATTCCACCCCCAAGACCCGCCCCGGGATCGAGGCCGGCGGATTGAAGAAAAAGAATTATGACGGGCGGGAACATCACTTTCACGCGCCCGGCACCCCCGGCAGCCGGTGCATCGACTGCCACGCGCCGAAGACCACATACATGGTGATCGACCCGCGCGCGGATCACAGCTTCCGCATACCCCGCCCCGATCTCACCGAAAAAATCGGTACACCCAATGCGTGCAATGGTTGCCATCCGGACAGAACCCCCTCCTGGGCCGTGGAGGTCATCCGAAACACCCACCCGGAATACCGCCCCGAACCGCATTACGGCGAGGCGCTGGCCGCCGGGCGCGACGGGAAATTGGGCGCGGTGAAACTCCTCGCCGATGTGGCGGGAAATCCGGGCTATCCCGCCATCGTTCGCGCCAGCGCACTGGAGCTGCTCGGCCGTTATCCCGGCGAAATTTCCCAGCGGCTGATCAGCGCGGGATTACGAGACCCCGACCCGCTCGTACGACGAGCCGCGGCAGGCGGCCTGCAGAGTACGGCACCGGAACCGCGTGCTCAACTGTTGAGCCCCCTGTTAACCGACCCCGTGCTCGCCGTACGCCTGGAAGCGGCGCGCCTGCTCGCAGCGGCGCCCGCCGAGCTGCTGGACGCCGCCAGCCGACGCAAACTCGATGCCGCAATCGAAGAACTCGAGTCCAGCTACCGCGTGAATCTGGATCGACCGGAGGGGCGTATCAACTTTGGAAATCTGTATTTCGAACGGGGTGAATTCGACAAGGCCGAGGCGTACTATCGCTCGGCCCTCGATGTCGGGCATGCGTCTGTTGCGGCCATTGTCAACTTCGCCGACTTCTACCGCGCCACCGGCCGGGAGTCCGAGGCGGAGAAAATTCTGCGTGGAGGCCTGGCCTCCTACCCGAACAACCCGGCAATTTGCCGGTCACTTGCACTCTCGCTGGTCAGACAACAGCGCAAATCCGAGGCGCTCGCGCTGCTCGGACAAAGTCTCAAGGCCACCGGCGACACGGAGCTTTCCTATCTGTATGCCCTGGCACTGGATGATTCCGGGCAAACCCGGAAGGCGATTGAAATACTGGAGGAGGCGTTCCCGCGCGCGCACGGCAACCGCTCCGTACTACTGCTGCTGGCGGCGCTGCACGCGAAATCCGAACATTCGTCCAGGGCCGCCGCATTCCTGAAAATCCTGGCCGAAATCAATCCCGCCGATCCCGCCCTGCAATAA
- a CDS encoding YjbH domain-containing protein, whose protein sequence is MEQVQVIERFPARKPGGESPRRSCVAVAVFLLSAVTVRAEPTLIGQTGLIQMPSARIEDDGILRMGVSTSDPYSAIWASVSVLPILEVSGRYTTIDAVPAFAGQTDSADYRDKAFDAKMLLFRESRHVPELAIGIQDYLGTELFSARYLVMSKSLGDVDLTLGYGNERIDGWFGGLRYRPAWAGGFGFVAEYDAYDYARDFSADLSGADERAGGMAYGLEYRYGWLGGQLSAQDGDVSVNAYVSVPLMAPEFVPKVDEPAPFSATRGQVTAEEWSKDPTHRAVLRDDLHHEGFENIRLSLSGRALEVWLTHDRISDPGRAIAVAARVISLAGPRDVSSIRIVYTINDLPGLTYVYTDAGVLRDYFKGEVSESRLKESIRISRSGTQPALDPSVGEPGIEEAGDTSRSRFYFSPFNLRFLLNITREDPGQPLHYDAYAFFGWQYRLSDGFFIDSSARLTLFEDISEVSGLSNSVLPHVRSDIAEYRDGGRFTLNSLMLNRYVSLRERLHGRLSLGYYEEMFAGTGGQVLYFPGRGNWAVDLTADWLRQREPGESFGFSDYSVMTVLGAGHVRWPKYGLTATVRVGRFLAMDDGVRYEITRRFRSGVEIGAWYTVTNGHDITSPGSPDDPYRDKGVFVSIPLSSMLTQDTRERASLALAPWTRDVGQMVVSPGDLYRQFEDSTLAYTRDRKGASY, encoded by the coding sequence GTGGAGCAGGTCCAGGTGATAGAGAGGTTTCCGGCCCGGAAGCCCGGAGGCGAGAGTCCGCGGCGCTCGTGTGTGGCCGTGGCCGTTTTTCTGTTATCCGCCGTGACGGTCCGGGCGGAGCCGACACTGATCGGTCAGACCGGGCTGATTCAGATGCCCAGTGCGAGAATCGAGGATGACGGGATACTGCGCATGGGTGTCAGTACCTCGGATCCCTATTCCGCCATTTGGGCCAGCGTCAGTGTGTTGCCGATACTGGAAGTATCCGGCCGATACACGACGATAGACGCTGTCCCCGCGTTCGCGGGTCAGACGGATTCCGCGGACTACCGTGACAAGGCCTTCGACGCGAAGATGTTGCTGTTTCGCGAGTCGCGCCATGTGCCGGAACTGGCCATCGGGATACAGGACTATCTGGGCACTGAACTGTTTTCCGCGCGCTATCTCGTGATGAGCAAATCCCTGGGGGATGTCGATCTTACGCTCGGCTACGGCAATGAGCGGATTGACGGCTGGTTCGGGGGGCTGCGTTATCGTCCGGCCTGGGCCGGAGGTTTTGGGTTCGTGGCGGAATACGACGCCTACGATTACGCGCGCGATTTCTCTGCCGATCTCTCGGGCGCGGATGAGCGGGCGGGGGGAATGGCCTACGGACTGGAATATCGATATGGCTGGCTCGGGGGCCAGTTGTCCGCTCAGGACGGCGATGTTTCGGTCAATGCCTATGTGTCGGTTCCGCTGATGGCGCCGGAATTCGTGCCCAAGGTGGACGAGCCCGCTCCCTTTAGCGCTACGCGCGGGCAGGTCACGGCGGAGGAGTGGAGCAAGGATCCTACCCATCGGGCCGTGCTGCGGGACGATTTGCATCACGAGGGATTCGAGAACATACGTCTGAGTCTGTCCGGCCGCGCGCTGGAGGTGTGGCTGACACACGACCGGATTTCCGATCCGGGTCGCGCCATAGCGGTTGCTGCCCGGGTTATTTCTCTGGCCGGGCCGCGTGATGTGAGCTCGATCCGGATTGTCTACACCATCAATGACCTCCCGGGACTGACGTACGTTTACACGGATGCCGGGGTACTGCGGGACTATTTCAAGGGCGAGGTATCGGAATCCCGCCTGAAGGAATCGATCAGGATTTCCCGTTCCGGAACGCAGCCCGCGCTTGATCCTTCCGTCGGAGAACCGGGAATCGAGGAAGCCGGCGATACCTCACGCAGTCGGTTTTATTTTTCTCCGTTCAATTTGCGTTTTCTTCTCAATATCACGCGCGAGGATCCCGGTCAGCCGCTGCATTATGACGCTTACGCCTTTTTTGGCTGGCAATATCGCCTGAGTGACGGGTTTTTTATCGACTCTTCTGCCCGGTTGACTCTGTTCGAGGACATCAGCGAGGTTTCCGGGCTATCGAATAGCGTGCTGCCGCATGTGCGTAGCGATATTGCGGAGTATCGCGATGGGGGGCGTTTTACCCTGAATTCACTGATGTTGAACCGATATGTTTCTCTCCGCGAACGTTTGCATGGAAGGCTTTCCCTTGGTTATTACGAAGAGATGTTCGCGGGAACGGGCGGCCAGGTACTGTATTTCCCCGGGCGTGGTAACTGGGCGGTCGATTTGACCGCCGACTGGTTGCGGCAGCGCGAGCCGGGCGAAAGTTTCGGATTCTCGGATTATTCGGTGATGACGGTGCTGGGCGCGGGGCATGTCCGCTGGCCGAAATATGGATTGACGGCGACTGTGAGGGTGGGGCGATTTCTGGCCATGGATGATGGCGTTCGCTATGAAATCACGCGACGATTCCGGTCCGGCGTGGAGATCGGGGCATGGTATACCGTTACGAACGGGCACGATATCACCTCTCCCGGCAGTCCTGATGATCCTTATCGCGATAAGGGGGTGTTCGTTTCGATTCCGCTCAGTTCGATGCTGACGCAGGATACGCGTGAGCGCGCCTCGCTGGCGCTTGCCCCATGGACCCGGGATGTCGGACAGATGGTGGTGTCGCCCGGTGATCTGTACAGGCAATTCGAGGATTCCACCCTGGCATATACGAGAGACCGCAAGGGCGCATCGTATTGA
- a CDS encoding nucleotidyltransferase family protein, whose product MSKSSLSPYVKQLPAEEGLLLVCARSAMAPDEIARARDLAAGVDWHEVERLAREHGVGSLIYPNLKQHFTHEVPGEILDRLKQLSIATTQSNLGLLRELLSTVRELKSHGIDCAVFKGLLVNQLAYRNLAIRKSGDVDLLVRERDYPRAKDLFLSQGFHQTLSDKVELLCLQSGLWHEERHLQIDLHWGIPPLELDIRADKIMERITNVAVGGVNIPSFAMEDVFIILCTNAIKEFWNQLLYPYRDIAEFLSGGIPLDWQSLLDRARELKCRRAVTVALAVVETLYEIPLPARIKRELRREPDCEKAERELLRQLFEQDIEDGIVINKSGHRLYYFDSPVRYHEALIDGIFDRLKFRYSVAMEPNEENRARLRQKPMSAAIYYFSRPLWILGKFLLKPLLGRRGR is encoded by the coding sequence ATGTCCAAGTCAAGCCTCAGCCCCTATGTAAAGCAACTGCCCGCGGAAGAAGGGCTGCTACTCGTCTGCGCTCGCTCGGCGATGGCTCCGGACGAAATCGCCCGGGCGCGGGATCTCGCCGCGGGTGTGGACTGGCACGAGGTCGAACGACTCGCCCGGGAGCATGGCGTAGGCAGCCTCATCTATCCGAACCTGAAACAACATTTCACTCATGAGGTACCCGGCGAGATCCTCGATCGACTTAAACAACTTTCAATCGCGACCACCCAATCCAATCTCGGCCTGCTGCGGGAACTGCTGTCAACGGTGCGAGAATTGAAATCTCACGGCATCGACTGCGCCGTCTTCAAGGGATTGCTGGTCAACCAGCTCGCCTACCGAAATCTCGCCATCCGCAAGAGTGGAGACGTCGACCTGCTGGTGAGGGAACGGGACTATCCCCGCGCGAAGGATCTGTTTCTCTCGCAGGGTTTTCACCAGACGCTGAGCGACAAGGTGGAACTGTTGTGTCTGCAGTCCGGATTGTGGCACGAGGAACGCCATCTGCAGATCGATCTGCACTGGGGCATCCCGCCGCTGGAACTGGACATCAGGGCCGACAAGATCATGGAACGGATCACGAACGTCGCGGTCGGCGGCGTGAATATTCCGTCTTTCGCCATGGAAGACGTCTTCATCATCCTGTGCACCAACGCCATCAAGGAATTCTGGAACCAACTGCTATATCCCTATCGCGATATCGCCGAATTCCTGAGCGGCGGCATCCCGCTGGACTGGCAATCCCTGCTCGATCGCGCGCGTGAACTGAAATGCCGGCGCGCCGTCACGGTGGCGCTGGCAGTCGTCGAAACACTGTACGAAATCCCGTTGCCCGCGCGGATAAAACGGGAGTTACGCCGCGAACCGGATTGCGAGAAGGCCGAACGGGAACTGCTGAGGCAACTGTTCGAACAGGATATCGAGGACGGCATCGTCATAAACAAGAGCGGGCACCGTCTCTATTACTTCGATTCACCCGTCAGATACCACGAGGCATTGATCGACGGAATTTTCGACCGCCTGAAATTCCGCTATAGCGTGGCCATGGAGCCGAACGAGGAAAACCGGGCGCGCCTGAGACAGAAACCGATGTCCGCCGCGATTTACTATTTTTCCAGACCGCTCTGGATACTCGGAAAGTTTCTGCTGAAACCCCTGTTGGGACGCAGAGGCAGGTAA
- a CDS encoding PqqD family protein — protein sequence MQYSKRENLTVQSVDEETLILDLDSNHIHQLNPTASFIWELCDGSMSVDRLAELFAENYGIDGESARMDVENVIRQLLELGLIKTG from the coding sequence ATGCAGTACAGCAAACGTGAAAACTTAACGGTTCAATCGGTTGATGAAGAAACTCTGATTCTGGATCTGGATAGCAATCATATACACCAGCTAAATCCCACGGCAAGTTTCATCTGGGAGTTGTGCGACGGGAGCATGTCGGTTGATAGATTGGCGGAGCTGTTTGCCGAGAACTATGGAATCGACGGAGAATCGGCGCGAATGGATGTGGAGAATGTTATCAGGCAGTTGCTCGAGCTAGGGTTGATCAAGACAGGTTGA
- a CDS encoding SLBB domain-containing protein, whose amino-acid sequence MIDRRLCARLLAAIVLCLSAALAPAAGSLPGADQLRQQFEQLSPEQRQAAARALGVSSAPVAVSPPPVEEARPAAVTSSDAAPPPRAADAPRSLRAGDTLLLTLRHPLAAEAGLAAEKKLYRLDQAGAIVLPDTGRLVLAGLSEREAVERLSVEPGLAGRVIAVQLLPIDPELRLFGLDLFSGVPTTFSPAVNIPVSADYLIGPGDSVIVQLFGKENNQYELTVTRDGTLLFPGIGPLSVAGLTFSRLQDEIQTRVQRQLSGVTASVTLGRIRSIRVFVLGDARTPGSYVVSGMSTLTNALLVSGGVTPVGSLREIQLKREGRPVSRLDLYDLLLRGDTRGDARLLPGDVIFVPPSGRQVGIAGQVRRPAIYELKDEKTVEDLIGLAGGLLPEAFPRKARIERIGDDHERVLLDIDLTRAEQRRTELRDGDVVRVDSVLERLTGAVTLSGHVNRAGDYQWSSGMRLTDLIPALTDLPPRADARYLLITRHDPVSRDTEFLDADLAAALSGAEAARNPELQRGTRSASLPSTRTAPPRSGRCWR is encoded by the coding sequence ATGATCGATCGACGGTTGTGCGCGCGCCTGCTGGCCGCCATCGTGCTGTGCCTGTCCGCCGCACTGGCGCCGGCGGCCGGCTCGCTGCCGGGTGCGGACCAGCTGAGGCAGCAGTTCGAACAGCTCTCGCCCGAGCAGCGCCAGGCGGCGGCGCGCGCCCTCGGGGTGTCGTCCGCGCCGGTGGCCGTATCGCCGCCGCCGGTGGAGGAGGCCCGGCCGGCGGCCGTGACGTCATCCGATGCCGCCCCGCCCCCGCGCGCCGCCGATGCGCCCCGGTCCCTGCGCGCGGGGGATACCCTCCTGCTCACGCTGCGCCATCCGCTCGCGGCGGAGGCGGGGCTCGCCGCCGAGAAGAAACTCTACCGGCTGGATCAGGCGGGGGCCATCGTGCTGCCGGATACCGGCCGCCTCGTTCTCGCGGGCCTGAGTGAGCGGGAGGCGGTCGAGCGGCTGTCGGTCGAGCCCGGGCTCGCGGGGCGCGTGATCGCGGTGCAACTGCTGCCGATCGATCCCGAGCTGAGGCTGTTCGGGCTGGATCTGTTCAGCGGCGTGCCGACCACCTTTTCTCCGGCGGTCAATATCCCGGTTTCCGCCGACTACCTGATCGGGCCGGGCGACAGCGTGATCGTTCAGCTGTTCGGCAAGGAGAACAACCAGTATGAGTTGACCGTGACCCGGGATGGCACGCTGCTGTTTCCCGGCATCGGCCCGTTGTCGGTCGCCGGGCTCACCTTTTCGCGCCTGCAGGACGAGATCCAGACCCGCGTGCAGCGTCAGCTCAGCGGGGTGACCGCGTCGGTCACCCTGGGCCGTATCCGCTCCATCCGTGTCTTCGTGCTGGGCGACGCGCGGACGCCCGGCTCGTACGTGGTCAGCGGGATGTCCACCCTGACCAACGCCCTGCTCGTGAGCGGCGGCGTCACCCCGGTCGGCAGCCTGCGCGAGATCCAGCTCAAGCGGGAGGGAAGGCCCGTCTCCCGGCTGGATCTATATGATCTGCTGCTGCGCGGTGACACCCGCGGCGACGCGCGCCTGCTGCCGGGCGATGTGATCTTCGTGCCGCCGAGCGGCAGGCAGGTCGGCATCGCGGGACAGGTGCGCCGTCCGGCCATCTATGAGCTCAAGGACGAGAAGACCGTCGAGGACCTGATCGGGCTCGCGGGCGGGCTGCTGCCGGAGGCCTTCCCGCGCAAGGCCCGGATCGAGCGCATCGGGGACGACCACGAGCGCGTCCTGCTCGACATCGACCTGACGCGTGCGGAGCAAAGGCGGACCGAGCTGCGTGACGGGGACGTGGTCCGGGTCGATTCCGTGCTGGAGCGGCTCACCGGCGCCGTCACGCTGTCGGGTCACGTCAACCGGGCGGGCGATTACCAGTGGTCCTCCGGCATGCGCCTGACGGACCTCATCCCGGCGCTGACCGACCTGCCGCCCAGGGCGGATGCGCGCTATCTCCTGATCACGCGCCATGACCCGGTCAGCCGGGACACCGAGTTCCTCGACGCCGATCTCGCCGCGGCCCTGAGCGGCGCGGAGGCGGCGCGAAATCCCGAATTGCAGCGGGGGACGAGATCCGCGTCTTTGCCCTCGACGAGGACCGCGCCGCCACGATCCGGCCGCTGCTGGCGCTGA
- a CDS encoding SLBB domain-containing protein, whose amino-acid sequence MVGIDGTVHHPGQYPLSPGMRVSDLLRAAGGLTDRAYTLALELTRHDVVAGDRREMSRHDIDLAAVLGGSAAADMTLAAYDQVIVRRIPRWDEAGSIELRGEVRFPGNYPVARGDKLSEVIRRAGGLTAEAYPHAAVFLRESVRQREQDSLDQLALRLEHELANMKPDEGEVAVVEGGLLLKQLHAAHATGRVVIDLEQLLRKEDYDITVNVGDRLYIPQKPEEVTVIGEVYNPTSHLYNSKLGRDDYVRLSGNVTESGNEKAIYVIHADGSVSPDPGWFDGKIVMGPGDTVVVPMKLERLSKLKLITSVSQILYQLALTAASLDVVGVF is encoded by the coding sequence ATGGTCGGCATCGACGGCACGGTGCATCACCCGGGGCAGTATCCCCTCTCGCCCGGCATGCGGGTGAGCGATCTGCTGCGCGCGGCGGGCGGGCTCACGGATCGCGCCTACACGCTCGCGCTGGAGCTGACCCGGCACGATGTCGTCGCGGGTGACCGCCGCGAGATGTCGCGCCACGACATCGATCTCGCCGCGGTGCTGGGGGGATCGGCCGCCGCCGACATGACGCTGGCGGCCTACGATCAGGTGATCGTGCGGCGCATCCCGCGCTGGGACGAGGCCGGCAGCATCGAGCTCAGGGGGGAGGTGCGCTTCCCGGGCAACTATCCGGTGGCGCGCGGCGACAAGCTGTCCGAGGTCATCCGCCGCGCGGGCGGGCTGACGGCGGAGGCGTATCCGCACGCCGCGGTCTTTCTGCGCGAATCGGTGCGCCAGCGCGAGCAGGATTCCCTCGACCAGCTCGCGCTCCGTCTCGAACACGAGCTGGCCAACATGAAGCCGGACGAGGGCGAGGTGGCGGTCGTCGAGGGCGGGCTGTTGCTCAAGCAACTCCACGCCGCGCACGCGACCGGGCGCGTGGTGATTGATCTCGAGCAGTTGTTGCGGAAAGAGGATTACGACATCACCGTCAACGTCGGCGATCGGCTGTACATCCCGCAGAAGCCCGAGGAAGTCACCGTGATCGGCGAAGTGTACAACCCGACGTCGCATCTTTATAATTCAAAGCTCGGTCGTGACGACTATGTCCGTCTCAGCGGAAACGTGACCGAAAGCGGGAATGAAAAGGCGATCTACGTCATCCACGCGGATGGGTCGGTGAGCCCGGATCCCGGCTGGTTCGACGGCAAGATCGTCATGGGGCCGGGTGATACGGTCGTGGTGCCCATGAAGCTCGAGCGGCTCAGCAAGCTCAAGCTGATCACAAGCGTCAGTCAGATCCTGTATCAGCTCGCTCTCACTGCGGCCAGCCTCGACGTCGTCGGCGTGTTCTGA
- a CDS encoding c-type cytochrome translates to MSIGSGNAFAAFEGGDAAAGEAKAALCAGCHGGDGNSPAADFPRLAGQYEGYIVKQVRDFQSGLRANNDTMAGMAATVASVEDAKDIAAFFASKKMAKDPLMPVNADLMKKGEKLFNEGNMQSGVYGCVHCHGERGKGKAANITQFPRIGGQHRDYITKQLNDFRAGTRKNDPGGMMADIAKKLSDDEVKAVSEYLSAQLP, encoded by the coding sequence ATGTCGATCGGCTCTGGAAACGCGTTCGCCGCGTTCGAGGGCGGGGATGCCGCCGCGGGTGAGGCCAAGGCCGCACTCTGTGCGGGTTGCCACGGGGGTGACGGCAACAGCCCCGCCGCCGACTTCCCGCGTCTGGCGGGGCAGTATGAGGGCTATATCGTCAAACAGGTCCGGGATTTCCAGAGCGGCCTGCGCGCGAATAACGACACCATGGCCGGCATGGCGGCGACGGTGGCCAGCGTGGAAGATGCCAAGGATATCGCCGCTTTCTTCGCCAGCAAGAAGATGGCGAAGGACCCCCTGATGCCGGTCAATGCCGACCTGATGAAGAAGGGAGAGAAGCTGTTCAACGAGGGCAATATGCAATCCGGCGTCTATGGCTGCGTCCACTGTCACGGTGAGCGCGGCAAGGGCAAGGCCGCCAACATCACGCAGTTTCCGCGCATCGGCGGTCAGCATCGCGATTACATCACCAAGCAGCTGAACGATTTCCGCGCCGGCACCCGCAAGAACGATCCCGGCGGCATGATGGCGGACATCGCCAAGAAGCTCTCCGACGACGAAGTGAAGGCGGTGTCGGAGTACCTCTCCGCGCAGCTGCCCTGA